GTTGTCGCTCATGCCGCCGTCGACCGACACGTAGGTGCGGATGCCCGGCAGCTCCTTGATGGTGCCCACGGTGTAGAGGGTCACCGCCGCGCCGGCCGCGATGGAGCGGCCCGGCTCGATGCCGATGCGGGCGGTGATCCCCGCCTCGGCGCACGCCTGCTGGAGCACCGCCGCCCACTCGGTGATCGAGGGGGCCTCCTCCCCCACCACGTAGGGGACGCCGAGACCGCCGCCGAGCGACAGCTCGGGCAGGTCGAGCTCGTTGACGAACGGAGCGAGCACGTCGACGGCCATGGCGAACGAGGTGGTGAGGAAGATGTTTGAGCCGATGTGGGCGTGGACGCCCACCAGCTCGACGGCGCTCGATGCCCGGGCCCGGTCGACGGCCCGTCGGGCGGCACCGTTGGCCAGACCGAAGCCGAACTTGGAGTCGTCCTGGCCGGTCTGGACGAACTGGTGGGTGTGGGCCTCGACCCCGGGCGTGATGCGCAGCAGCACCTGGGGCGCCCGTGCCCCTCCGTCGACCAGGCGCTCGATGCGGTCGAGCTCGTCGTCGCTGTCGACGACGATGCGGCCCACGCCCCGCTCGAGGGCCACCGCCAGCTCGTCCTCGGACTTGTTGTTGCCGTGGAGGACCATCTTCGAGCCGGGGACGCCGGCAGCGAAGGCCACGTGCATCTCCCCGCCGGTGGACACGTCGATGCCCATCCCCTCCTCCACCACGAGGGCGGCCATGGCCTTGCAGAGGAAGGCCTTGGAGGCGTAGGTGGCCCCGTCGCCGAAGGCGGCGACGGCCTCCCGGCAGCGTTCGCGCAGGTGGAGCTCGTCGTAGACGAACAGCGGGGTGCCGTGCTCGGCGGCGAGGTCGAGCACGTCGATGCCGCCGATGGAGAGGCGAC
The genomic region above belongs to Acidimicrobiales bacterium and contains:
- the lysA gene encoding diaminopimelate decarboxylase; protein product: MTALPPHLLPMTAQVADDGRLSIGGIDVLDLAAEHGTPLFVYDELHLRERCREAVAAFGDGATYASKAFLCKAMAALVVEEGMGIDVSTGGEMHVAFAAGVPGSKMVLHGNNKSEDELAVALERGVGRIVVDSDDELDRIERLVDGGARAPQVLLRITPGVEAHTHQFVQTGQDDSKFGFGLANGAARRAVDRARASSAVELVGVHAHIGSNIFLTTSFAMAVDVLAPFVNELDLPELSLGGGLGVPYVVGEEAPSITEWAAVLQQACAEAGITARIGIEPGRSIAAGAAVTLYTVGTIKELPGIRTYVSVDGGMSDNPRPVLYGSGYEAFLPRATAAERPDTVTVVGKHCESGDVLVRDAQVPADLRVGDVLATPVTGAYGHSMGSNYNKVTRPPVVFVADGESRLVVRRETYDDLLRLDL